A part of Arthrobacter dokdonellae genomic DNA contains:
- a CDS encoding (2Fe-2S)-binding protein: protein MASSKTITVEVDDVSYTDDVEPRLLLVQYLRERLGKTGTLVGCDTTNCGACTVHLDGVSVKSCTMLAVQADGHQVTTIEGMATDGRLAPLQEAFHQCHALQCGFCTPGMIMQSASLLTENPHPSEQEIRDGLEGNLCRCTGYQNIVAAVRSVADGTVYGDSGVSTTVGETETAGVS, encoded by the coding sequence ATGGCGAGTTCCAAGACGATCACCGTCGAAGTTGACGATGTGAGTTACACCGACGACGTCGAGCCGCGGCTCTTGCTGGTCCAGTACCTGCGTGAGCGGCTGGGCAAGACGGGCACGCTGGTTGGCTGCGACACCACCAACTGCGGCGCCTGCACCGTCCACCTGGACGGGGTCAGCGTGAAATCGTGCACCATGCTGGCCGTGCAGGCCGACGGGCACCAGGTCACCACCATCGAGGGCATGGCCACGGACGGAAGGCTCGCCCCGCTCCAGGAAGCCTTCCACCAGTGCCATGCCCTGCAGTGCGGCTTCTGCACTCCCGGCATGATCATGCAGTCGGCCTCGCTCCTGACGGAAAACCCGCACCCGAGCGAGCAGGAGATCCGGGACGGGCTGGAAGGCAACCTCTGCCGCTGCACCGGCTACCAAAACATTGTGGCCGCCGTGAGGAGCGTGGCTGACGGCACCGTGTACGGTGATTCCGGCGTGTCCACGACCGTGGGCGAGACCGAAACGGCAGGTGTGTCATGA
- a CDS encoding XdhC family protein: MREVLKDLGAALAAGQTVGLGTVVRTFRSAPRPAGASMMVDADGRAVGSVSGGCVEGALYDLATRVVEDGTPVLQRYGISDNDAFEVGLTCGGILDVFVEAVSQESFPELQGVADDVDAGVPVAVVTVIEHPDPAWLGRHLVVHADGFSGSLGSDRADHAVSDDAQGLLAAGRNSTLMYGPDGERRGDGMRVFVVSFAPQPRMLVFGAIDFAAAVARQGSFLGYRVTVCDARAVFATKARFPVADEVVVEWPHRYLQAQIDAGQIDPRTVICVLTHDPKFDVPLLEVALRHDVAYVGAMGSRRTHDDRLDRLREAGLAKEELARLSSPIGLDLGSRTPEETAVSIAAEIISLQWGGKGGRLSEMDVRIHHEPLTDAAREEPAAESGAP, from the coding sequence ATGCGTGAGGTGTTGAAGGACCTGGGTGCCGCACTGGCGGCGGGACAAACGGTGGGGCTGGGCACGGTGGTGCGCACCTTCCGCTCGGCACCGCGGCCGGCCGGCGCGTCCATGATGGTCGACGCCGACGGCCGGGCGGTGGGCTCCGTCTCGGGCGGCTGTGTGGAAGGCGCGCTGTACGACCTCGCCACGCGCGTGGTGGAGGACGGCACGCCAGTGCTCCAGCGCTATGGCATCTCCGACAACGACGCCTTTGAGGTGGGCCTGACCTGCGGGGGCATCCTGGACGTCTTTGTGGAGGCGGTCTCGCAGGAGAGCTTCCCCGAGCTGCAGGGCGTGGCCGACGACGTCGACGCCGGTGTCCCGGTGGCCGTGGTCACCGTCATTGAACATCCCGACCCGGCCTGGCTGGGACGGCACCTGGTGGTGCACGCCGACGGATTCTCCGGCTCGCTGGGCTCGGACCGGGCCGACCACGCCGTCAGCGACGACGCCCAGGGGCTGCTGGCTGCCGGGCGGAACTCAACCCTGATGTACGGCCCGGACGGCGAGCGGCGCGGGGACGGCATGCGGGTGTTCGTGGTCAGCTTCGCGCCCCAGCCGCGCATGCTGGTCTTCGGGGCCATCGACTTTGCCGCGGCGGTGGCGCGGCAGGGCAGCTTCCTGGGGTACCGCGTCACGGTATGCGACGCCCGCGCGGTGTTCGCCACCAAGGCCCGCTTCCCCGTGGCCGACGAGGTGGTGGTGGAGTGGCCGCACCGCTACCTGCAGGCCCAGATCGACGCGGGCCAGATCGATCCGCGCACGGTGATCTGCGTCCTGACGCACGACCCCAAGTTCGACGTTCCGCTGCTGGAGGTGGCCCTGCGCCACGACGTCGCCTACGTGGGCGCCATGGGCTCGCGCCGCACCCACGACGACCGGCTCGACAGGCTCCGGGAGGCGGGTCTGGCAAAGGAGGAACTGGCACGGCTCTCCAGCCCCATCGGCCTGGACCTGGGTTCCCGCACTCCCGAGGAAACAGCCGTGTCCATCGCCGCGGAAATCATCTCCCTGCAGTGGGGCGGCAAGGGCGGACGGCTCAGCGAAATGGACGTGCGCATTCACCACGAGCCGCTCACCGACGCCGCCCGCGAGGAGCCGGCAGCGGAATCCGGCGCACCCTAA
- a CDS encoding DUF2188 domain-containing protein — MPTATLEKKAVRRSVYHVRPCDGADGMKWELHKFRTTQHEQFHSQKEAVAAAHAECGDRPSHIVMHALDGHAYREYDIN, encoded by the coding sequence ATGCCCACTGCAACGCTTGAGAAGAAGGCCGTCCGGCGATCTGTCTACCACGTGCGTCCGTGCGACGGCGCGGACGGGATGAAGTGGGAACTCCACAAGTTCCGCACCACCCAGCACGAGCAGTTCCACAGCCAAAAGGAAGCCGTCGCGGCGGCGCACGCCGAGTGCGGCGACAGGCCGTCGCACATAGTGATGCACGCCCTGGACGGGCACGCCTACCGGGAGTACGACATCAACTGA
- a CDS encoding SRPBCC family protein → MELKHHFSVPSPLADTWHAFNQLEEIAPCFPGAVLTSVEGDTFTGTVKVKLGPIAMVYSGKGEFTTRDEATHTVVIEAQGKDKRGNGTAGATVTAVLAADGGGTTVDVSTDMNVTGKPAQFGRGVIQDISDKLLEQFVQCVIDKVGQPVEEPPVDVPPEEARMGSETQETGIRQAQPPAPAQAPSQSTATELDLGPAMWPVLAKRFAPAALAVLGAIALGVCLGRRKGRRP, encoded by the coding sequence ATGGAACTCAAGCACCATTTCAGCGTTCCCAGCCCGCTGGCGGATACGTGGCACGCCTTCAACCAGTTGGAGGAGATTGCCCCCTGCTTTCCCGGCGCGGTCCTCACCTCCGTGGAGGGAGACACGTTCACCGGGACGGTCAAGGTCAAGCTGGGGCCCATTGCCATGGTCTACTCCGGCAAGGGCGAGTTCACCACCCGCGACGAGGCCACGCACACGGTGGTCATCGAGGCGCAGGGGAAGGACAAGCGCGGCAACGGCACGGCGGGGGCCACCGTCACCGCCGTCCTGGCGGCCGACGGGGGCGGCACGACGGTGGATGTCAGCACGGACATGAACGTCACCGGCAAGCCGGCGCAGTTTGGCCGCGGCGTCATCCAGGACATCTCGGACAAACTGCTGGAGCAGTTCGTGCAGTGCGTCATCGACAAGGTGGGCCAGCCGGTTGAGGAGCCGCCGGTGGACGTGCCTCCGGAGGAAGCGCGGATGGGGAGCGAGACCCAGGAGACCGGAATTCGACAAGCTCAACCACCGGCACCAGCGCAGGCGCCGTCCCAATCAACGGCAACGGAGCTGGACTTGGGCCCGGCCATGTGGCCGGTCCTCGCCAAACGCTTCGCCCCGGCGGCCCTGGCAGTGCTCGGCGCAATCGCCCTGGGCGTCTGCCTTGGCAGGCGCAAGGGCCGACGCCCGTAG
- a CDS encoding vWA domain-containing protein has translation MVEHSAEEILLAFASAVRAAGVKVTADRARSFVDAVGRLDVGRRPDVFWAGRATLCAAPDELGAYQRTFEAWFAPEPSTAATRDTAATTVSEASLADDAGPSDGAKETVRAVASRRELLRHRDVATLDAAGKELLRRLFAELPVRLPTRPSRRRQLNPHGDIDRVRTLREQLRRGGEPGPLRRARAPRRLRRIVWLIDVSGSMGPYADSLLRLAHRVVAEAPHGVEVFTLGTRLTRVTGALRLPDADDALGVAGRTVPDWSGGTRLGEVLRAFNDRWGQRAVARGAVVVIASDGWERGDPALLGRQVERLHHVARRIIWANPHRGKQGYQPVQQGIMAVLPHVDHFVDGHSLKSFEELLGVVANA, from the coding sequence GTGGTCGAACACAGCGCGGAGGAGATCCTGCTCGCCTTCGCCTCCGCAGTGCGCGCGGCCGGCGTCAAGGTCACGGCCGACCGGGCCCGCAGTTTCGTCGACGCGGTGGGCCGGCTCGACGTCGGCCGGCGACCGGACGTGTTCTGGGCCGGCCGGGCCACGCTGTGCGCCGCCCCGGACGAACTTGGGGCCTACCAGCGCACCTTTGAGGCGTGGTTTGCCCCCGAACCTTCGACGGCGGCCACCAGGGACACCGCCGCCACCACCGTCAGCGAGGCCTCCCTAGCGGACGACGCCGGTCCCTCCGACGGGGCGAAGGAGACTGTGCGGGCCGTCGCCAGCCGGCGCGAGCTGCTGCGGCACCGCGATGTGGCCACCCTGGACGCGGCAGGAAAAGAACTGCTGCGCCGGCTGTTCGCCGAACTGCCGGTCCGGCTGCCCACCCGTCCCAGCCGGCGCCGGCAGCTGAACCCGCACGGGGACATCGACCGGGTCCGCACCCTGCGCGAGCAGCTGAGGCGCGGCGGGGAGCCGGGTCCGCTGCGCCGGGCGCGCGCTCCGCGGCGGCTGCGCCGGATCGTCTGGCTCATTGACGTCTCGGGGTCCATGGGCCCCTACGCCGACAGCCTGCTCCGGCTGGCACACCGCGTGGTTGCCGAGGCGCCGCACGGCGTGGAAGTGTTCACGCTCGGCACGCGGCTGACCCGGGTGACCGGCGCCCTGCGCCTGCCGGACGCCGACGACGCGCTGGGCGTGGCCGGGCGGACCGTGCCGGACTGGTCCGGCGGGACGCGCCTGGGCGAGGTGCTCCGGGCGTTCAACGACCGGTGGGGGCAGCGGGCGGTGGCACGCGGCGCCGTCGTCGTCATTGCCAGCGACGGCTGGGAGCGGGGAGACCCCGCGCTCCTGGGCCGGCAGGTGGAACGCCTGCACCACGTGGCACGGCGGATCATCTGGGCCAACCCGCACCGCGGGAAGCAGGGGTACCAGCCCGTGCAGCAGGGCATCATGGCCGTCCTGCCGCACGTTGACCACTTTGTGGACGGCCATTCACTGAAGAGTTTCGAGGAGTTGTTGGGCGTGGTTGCCAATGCGTGA
- a CDS encoding xanthine dehydrogenase family protein molybdopterin-binding subunit codes for MTATTEVGGTGASRPEVGKARLRKEDRHLVTGRSRFTDNMVLPGMLHLAMVRSPFAHAKITAVDTAAAKSSPGVVAVLTGADVAGEQGSVPNVWPITPEQKGPDHPSIAVDEVAFAGEVVAVIVARTAAAARDAVELVDVSYDELPVVMDLEEAFTDKVLAHTSLESNLSATWVFDSAEAGTGSSVQEAIDNAEVLIERTFYQQRLIPAFMEPRSIVVDPTGEQVTMWSSTQVPHIARLMVALTLGIPESKVRVIAPDVGGGFGGKLQVVPEEFITVMAARRTGKPCKYTETRSESLQAGHHGRAQVQRLKLAARKDGTVTGLSVNLLADMGAYLGLIGSGIPILGAFMYNGIYKFPAYRLECNNIFTNKAWTGAYRGAGRPEATFAVERMMDELATELGMDPLAVRETNWIRHEEFPFTTVAGLEYDTGNYEAATSKAVDHFDYEGLRAEQKRRRDANDPVQLGIGVSTFTEMCGLAPSRVLGALNYAAGGWEHAQVRVLPTGNIEVVTGTSPHGQGHETAWSQLVADKLGVPFENVEVLHGDTQISQRGLDTYGSRSLVVGGMAVLAAADKVIEKAKAVAAHLMEASEEDIEFVNGSFTVKGTEQSTAFGDVAFATFSAHNLPDGFEPNLDSDATFDPANFSYPHGTHLAAIEVDTETGHVGILKYVCVDDVGVVVNPLLVEGQVHGGLAQGIAQALYEEAVYDDAGTLVTGSFVDYLVPGAADLPHYITARTETPATSNQLGAKGVGEAGTIASTPAIVNGILDAVRHLGVKDIKMPCTPSRVWHALEEAKTTGGVR; via the coding sequence ATGACTGCCACCACTGAAGTCGGCGGCACCGGAGCAAGCCGCCCCGAAGTTGGCAAAGCCAGATTGCGCAAGGAGGACCGCCACCTGGTCACGGGACGCTCACGCTTCACCGACAACATGGTGCTCCCGGGCATGCTGCACCTGGCCATGGTGCGCAGCCCGTTCGCGCACGCGAAGATCACCGCCGTCGACACGGCCGCGGCCAAGTCCTCCCCCGGCGTCGTGGCCGTGCTTACGGGCGCGGACGTGGCCGGCGAGCAGGGCAGCGTGCCCAACGTCTGGCCCATCACACCTGAGCAAAAGGGACCGGACCACCCGTCCATCGCCGTCGACGAGGTCGCCTTTGCGGGCGAAGTGGTCGCCGTGATCGTGGCACGCACCGCGGCAGCCGCGCGGGACGCCGTCGAACTCGTGGACGTCAGCTATGACGAGCTGCCGGTGGTCATGGACCTGGAAGAGGCCTTCACGGACAAGGTCCTGGCCCATACCTCGCTGGAGTCCAACCTGTCGGCCACGTGGGTGTTCGACTCGGCGGAGGCGGGGACGGGAAGTTCCGTGCAGGAGGCCATCGACAACGCCGAGGTCCTCATTGAGCGCACCTTCTACCAGCAGCGCCTCATCCCTGCCTTCATGGAGCCCCGTTCCATCGTCGTGGACCCGACCGGCGAGCAGGTCACCATGTGGTCGTCCACGCAGGTGCCGCACATTGCGCGCCTCATGGTTGCCCTGACGCTGGGCATCCCCGAGAGCAAGGTTCGCGTCATCGCCCCCGACGTGGGCGGCGGATTCGGCGGGAAGCTGCAGGTGGTGCCGGAGGAGTTCATCACCGTCATGGCGGCCCGGCGTACCGGCAAGCCGTGCAAGTACACTGAAACGCGCAGCGAATCCCTGCAGGCCGGCCACCACGGCCGGGCACAGGTGCAGCGGCTCAAGCTCGCCGCAAGGAAGGACGGCACCGTCACCGGCCTGTCCGTCAACCTGCTGGCCGACATGGGCGCCTACCTGGGCCTGATCGGCTCCGGGATCCCCATCCTCGGGGCCTTCATGTACAACGGCATCTACAAGTTCCCGGCCTACCGCCTTGAATGCAACAACATCTTCACCAACAAGGCCTGGACCGGCGCCTACCGCGGCGCCGGACGGCCGGAGGCCACCTTCGCCGTTGAGCGGATGATGGATGAACTCGCCACGGAACTGGGCATGGACCCGCTGGCCGTGCGGGAAACGAACTGGATCCGGCACGAGGAATTCCCCTTCACCACGGTGGCCGGGCTGGAATACGATACCGGCAACTACGAAGCCGCCACGTCGAAGGCCGTGGACCACTTCGACTACGAGGGACTGCGGGCCGAACAGAAGCGCCGCCGGGACGCCAACGACCCCGTCCAGCTGGGCATCGGGGTATCCACGTTCACGGAGATGTGCGGCCTGGCCCCCTCCCGGGTGTTGGGGGCGCTCAACTACGCGGCTGGAGGCTGGGAGCACGCCCAGGTGCGGGTGCTGCCGACCGGCAACATCGAAGTCGTCACCGGAACTTCCCCCCATGGCCAAGGCCACGAAACGGCGTGGAGCCAGCTGGTCGCGGACAAACTGGGCGTGCCGTTTGAAAACGTCGAGGTGCTCCATGGGGACACGCAGATTTCCCAACGCGGCCTGGACACTTACGGTTCGCGCTCGCTGGTGGTCGGCGGCATGGCCGTCCTGGCCGCGGCGGACAAGGTCATTGAAAAGGCCAAGGCCGTGGCGGCGCACCTGATGGAGGCCAGCGAGGAGGACATCGAATTCGTGAATGGATCCTTCACGGTCAAGGGCACTGAGCAGTCCACGGCGTTCGGGGATGTCGCCTTTGCCACGTTTTCAGCGCACAACCTGCCGGACGGCTTCGAGCCCAACCTGGACTCGGACGCGACCTTCGACCCCGCCAACTTCTCCTACCCGCACGGCACCCATCTGGCCGCCATTGAGGTGGACACCGAGACGGGGCATGTGGGCATCCTGAAGTATGTGTGCGTGGACGACGTCGGCGTGGTGGTCAATCCTCTCCTTGTCGAGGGACAGGTCCATGGCGGCCTGGCCCAGGGCATTGCGCAGGCCCTCTACGAGGAGGCGGTGTACGACGATGCCGGCACGCTCGTCACGGGATCCTTTGTGGACTACCTGGTCCCCGGCGCCGCGGACCTGCCGCACTACATCACGGCCCGCACCGAAACCCCGGCCACCAGTAACCAGCTGGGCGCCAAGGGCGTCGGCGAGGCGGGCACCATCGCCTCCACCCCGGCCATCGTCAACGGCATCCTGGACGCCGTGCGGCACCTGGGCGTGAAGGACATCAAGATGCCGTGCACGCCGTCGCGCGTATGGCATGCATTGGAAGAAGCCAAGACCACCGGAGGTGTGCGATGA
- a CDS encoding AAA family ATPase produces the protein MTKTSILSAATLQDRLAATGYLADDGLATIGYLALAMERPLLLEGEPGTGKTALAESLAEAFSLPLIRLQCYEGIDASQALYDWDFTAQILHLRSVEAGGGSGLSTAELESSLYDKRFLLARPILKALQESPAVLLIDEIDRADDEFEAFLLEVLSTYQVSIPEFGTVKADTPPIVVLTSNRTRDLHDALKRRCLYHWIDHPGLAREVEIVRTRLPQVPALLAAQVVRTVQQIRATDGVLKPPGVAETLDWARAIHQLGRAELDLASAAASIGALCKYREDTERVTAALARMLG, from the coding sequence ATGACGAAGACGTCGATCCTTTCCGCTGCCACCCTGCAGGACAGGCTGGCCGCCACCGGCTACCTGGCCGACGACGGCCTGGCCACCATCGGATACCTGGCCCTGGCCATGGAGCGGCCGCTGCTGCTCGAAGGCGAACCGGGAACGGGCAAGACGGCGCTGGCCGAGTCCCTCGCGGAGGCGTTCAGTCTGCCGCTGATCCGGCTCCAGTGCTACGAGGGCATCGATGCCTCGCAGGCCCTGTACGACTGGGACTTTACGGCGCAGATCCTGCACCTGCGCAGCGTGGAGGCCGGCGGCGGCTCCGGCCTGAGCACGGCGGAGCTGGAAAGCAGCCTGTACGATAAGCGGTTCCTGCTGGCCAGGCCCATCCTGAAGGCGCTCCAGGAAAGCCCGGCAGTGCTGCTGATCGATGAGATCGACCGGGCCGACGACGAGTTTGAGGCGTTCCTCCTCGAGGTCCTCTCCACCTACCAGGTGTCCATACCGGAGTTTGGCACGGTCAAGGCGGACACGCCGCCCATCGTGGTCCTGACCTCGAACCGCACGCGCGACCTCCATGACGCGCTGAAGCGCCGCTGCCTCTACCACTGGATCGACCACCCCGGACTGGCCCGCGAGGTGGAGATTGTGCGCACGCGCCTCCCCCAGGTGCCCGCGCTGCTGGCCGCGCAGGTGGTGCGCACCGTCCAGCAGATCCGCGCCACCGACGGCGTCCTCAAGCCCCCGGGCGTCGCCGAAACCCTGGACTGGGCTCGGGCCATCCACCAGCTGGGACGCGCCGAGCTGGACCTGGCGTCCGCGGCGGCGAGCATCGGCGCCCTGTGCAAGTACCGCGAGGACACCGAGCGCGTCACGGCTGCGCTGGCCAGGATGCTGGGGTGA
- a CDS encoding FAD binding domain-containing protein, which yields MIPSAFDYAAPATVEEALGLLAAADAAGDDVKVLAGGQSLLPVMKLRMADPSMVVDLGRIAGLSGVTDDGDSLLIGAMTPHHVIATDPLVAQHVPLLARAAATVADPQVRHRGTLGGALVHADPAGDMPAPVLATGATFVIAGPNGKRSVDAADFFQGYFTTAVEEGEILTAIRVPKYTGWGAHYEKFTRVAQQWSIVAVAALVRMEGGTIAEARIGLTNMASTPLRATAVESALAGAPATADAVAAAASHAAEGTDPASDLNGDASYRAHLAQVLTKRAVLAAMGL from the coding sequence ATGATCCCGAGCGCTTTTGACTACGCCGCACCGGCCACCGTGGAGGAGGCGCTGGGCCTGCTCGCGGCGGCCGACGCCGCGGGGGACGACGTCAAGGTGCTGGCCGGGGGCCAGAGCCTGCTGCCCGTCATGAAGCTGCGCATGGCCGACCCGTCCATGGTGGTCGACCTGGGCCGGATTGCGGGCCTCTCCGGCGTCACGGACGACGGCGATTCGCTCCTCATCGGCGCCATGACGCCCCACCACGTCATCGCCACCGATCCCCTCGTCGCGCAGCATGTGCCGCTGCTGGCCCGCGCCGCCGCGACGGTGGCCGATCCCCAGGTGCGCCATCGCGGCACCCTTGGCGGTGCCCTGGTGCATGCGGACCCGGCAGGCGACATGCCGGCGCCCGTGCTGGCCACTGGTGCCACCTTCGTGATTGCCGGCCCGAACGGGAAACGCAGCGTGGACGCGGCGGATTTCTTCCAGGGCTACTTCACCACCGCGGTGGAGGAAGGCGAGATCCTCACGGCGATTCGAGTGCCCAAGTACACCGGCTGGGGAGCCCACTATGAAAAGTTCACGCGCGTGGCCCAGCAGTGGTCCATCGTGGCCGTTGCCGCGCTGGTCCGGATGGAGGGCGGCACCATCGCCGAGGCCCGGATCGGGCTGACCAACATGGCCAGCACCCCCTTGCGCGCCACAGCGGTGGAGTCCGCGCTCGCCGGCGCCCCGGCGACCGCCGACGCCGTCGCCGCGGCAGCTTCCCACGCGGCGGAAGGCACCGACCCGGCGAGCGACCTGAACGGCGACGCCTCCTACAGGGCGCACCTCGCCCAGGTGCTCACCAAGCGCGCGGTGCTGGCCGCCATGGGGCTTTAG
- a CDS encoding ankyrin repeat domain-containing protein yields MIDVKEPPPDTLVRAIQSGRLKTVRRILRHHPDMARTRFATPDPHGAARTLLHIATCPPGHYPRCAETIAALAAAGADVNARCTGSFPETPLHWAASCNDIEALEALLDSGADIEAAGAVVDGGSPLSDAVGFGQWQAARDLIDHGAHMTLREAAALGLRQRIRDCFADGRAPCQQEINDGFWHACHGGQLVAAHYLHRQGADINWRPDWEDLTPLDAARHGNAADLATWLQALGALSAADRPAGWERARPG; encoded by the coding sequence ATGATTGATGTGAAAGAGCCGCCCCCGGACACCCTGGTCCGGGCCATCCAGTCGGGCCGCCTCAAGACGGTCCGGCGAATCTTGCGTCACCACCCCGACATGGCCCGGACCAGGTTCGCAACGCCGGACCCCCACGGTGCAGCCCGGACACTCCTGCACATAGCGACCTGCCCGCCCGGGCACTACCCCCGCTGCGCCGAGACCATCGCCGCGCTGGCGGCGGCGGGGGCGGACGTGAATGCGCGCTGCACGGGGAGCTTTCCCGAAACGCCGCTGCACTGGGCCGCCAGCTGCAATGACATCGAGGCGCTCGAAGCCCTGCTGGACTCGGGTGCGGACATCGAGGCTGCCGGCGCCGTCGTGGACGGCGGAAGTCCGTTGTCGGACGCCGTCGGGTTTGGCCAATGGCAGGCCGCCCGGGACCTGATCGACCACGGGGCCCACATGACGTTGCGCGAGGCCGCGGCCTTGGGCCTGCGCCAGCGCATCCGGGACTGCTTCGCCGACGGCAGGGCGCCCTGCCAGCAGGAGATCAACGACGGGTTCTGGCACGCCTGCCACGGCGGCCAGCTGGTTGCCGCCCACTACCTTCACCGCCAGGGGGCCGACATCAACTGGCGGCCGGACTGGGAGGACCTGACGCCGCTCGACGCGGCCCGGCACGGCAACGCTGCGGACCTAGCCACCTGGTTGCAGGCCCTGGGCGCGCTCAGCGCCGCGGACCGCCCCGCCGGCTGGGAGCGGGCGCGGCCCGGCTAG
- a CDS encoding flotillin family protein — MGCTGRPPARPSHRAAEATHDERLKDPMILTLIPLFIGQAALVGLLLAAAVISRMALHIASPGQALVISSRDNKSQPDPNTQRVVFGRIFINPFTQRAYLSLASRQVSLTIEGISQNGSKLHLTGVAQVKVGGGADSVRKAAQRFLNQQDAIDHYTQETLSGSLHSIVGTLTVESIIKDHASFA; from the coding sequence GTGGGCTGCACAGGACGGCCGCCCGCGCGGCCTTCGCACCGCGCAGCCGAGGCGACCCACGACGAACGCCTGAAGGACCCCATGATCCTCACTCTCATCCCCTTGTTCATTGGGCAGGCCGCACTGGTTGGGCTGCTGCTCGCCGCCGCCGTCATCTCCCGGATGGCCCTGCACATCGCCAGCCCCGGCCAGGCCCTGGTCATCTCCTCCAGGGACAACAAAAGCCAGCCGGACCCCAACACCCAGCGCGTGGTGTTTGGCCGGATCTTCATCAACCCGTTCACCCAGCGCGCCTATCTGTCGCTGGCCTCACGCCAGGTGTCGCTGACGATCGAGGGCATTTCGCAGAACGGCAGCAAGCTCCACCTCACGGGCGTGGCGCAGGTCAAGGTCGGCGGCGGCGCCGATTCGGTCCGCAAGGCGGCCCAGCGCTTCCTGAACCAGCAGGACGCCATCGACCACTACACGCAGGAAACGCTGTCCGGTTCGCTGCACTCCATCGTGGGCACGCTGACGGTGGAGTCCATCATCAAGGACCACGCCAGCTTTGCCTAG
- a CDS encoding flotillin family protein, with protein MKEEDEHSMHNQGLVIDTFQIQSVDDFSGYLDNLGRPEAALAEKRAKMAEAQSLQEAEQATAIAEEQVALAQQQLIIKRAELKEVADVRQARADAAGPLAAAQQNEQVIIHDQQVALRRAELREKELDTEVRMPVDAEKYRLIQLADAKLEERRRASEAAEIEATVELAKRKLTAEGDRVAAEADAASNMARGNADAAVIEAKGQAEGAVIKFLGQPEAESTEARGLAGAAGIAAQAEAYEKVNEAGRHPQQGPGGTARPGTSTRSGSWRPRPVATGHPPAATGSWAGKRPLSFPAHKRHLSFPAHRSELEGGRWLRLCGSG; from the coding sequence GTGAAGGAGGAGGACGAGCACTCCATGCACAACCAGGGCCTGGTCATCGACACGTTCCAGATCCAGTCCGTGGACGACTTCTCCGGGTACCTGGACAACTTGGGCCGCCCCGAGGCGGCCCTTGCCGAAAAACGGGCCAAAATGGCCGAGGCCCAGTCGCTGCAGGAGGCTGAACAGGCCACGGCGATCGCCGAAGAGCAGGTGGCGCTGGCCCAGCAGCAGCTGATCATCAAGCGGGCGGAACTGAAGGAGGTGGCCGACGTCCGCCAGGCCCGGGCGGACGCGGCCGGCCCGTTGGCCGCCGCCCAGCAAAACGAGCAGGTCATCATCCACGACCAGCAGGTGGCCCTGCGCCGTGCCGAACTGCGCGAAAAGGAGCTCGACACGGAGGTCCGCATGCCGGTCGACGCCGAGAAGTACCGGCTCATCCAGCTGGCCGACGCGAAACTGGAGGAACGCCGTCGCGCTTCGGAGGCGGCCGAGATCGAGGCAACGGTGGAACTGGCCAAGCGCAAGCTCACCGCCGAGGGCGACCGCGTCGCAGCCGAAGCGGATGCCGCGTCGAACATGGCCCGCGGTAATGCCGACGCCGCCGTCATCGAGGCCAAGGGCCAGGCCGAGGGCGCCGTCATCAAGTTCCTGGGCCAGCCCGAGGCCGAGTCCACGGAAGCCAGGGGGCTGGCCGGTGCCGCGGGAATAGCCGCGCAGGCCGAGGCCTACGAGAAGGTCAACGAGGCTGGCCGCCATCCTCAGCAAGGTCCTGGAGGTACTGCACGGCCGGGGACCTCGACGCGGTCTGGAAGCTGGCGGCCCAGGCCCGTGGCAACGGGCCATCCACCCGCTGCCACAGGCAGCTGGGCAGGCAAACGGCCCTTGTCATTCCCGGCACACAAACGGCACTTGTCATTCCCGGCACACAGGAGTGAACTGGAGGGAGGGCGATGGCTGCGTTTGTGTGGGAGCGGTTGA
- a CDS encoding YciI family protein, whose translation MTKYLISFPSAAMVFPDEDLQAVSDAAHAVVREARDAGVWVFSGGIDESVAPVMVDGDGTVTEGTYTQTKQLEGGYTVLDLPSREAALGWAARIAAACRCAQEVRAFQYDPAG comes from the coding sequence ATGACGAAGTACCTCATCTCGTTCCCGAGTGCAGCCATGGTTTTTCCCGACGAGGACCTGCAGGCAGTTTCGGATGCCGCGCACGCGGTGGTGCGGGAGGCGAGGGATGCCGGCGTGTGGGTGTTCAGCGGCGGGATTGATGAAAGCGTGGCGCCCGTCATGGTCGATGGCGACGGAACCGTGACCGAGGGCACCTACACGCAGACGAAGCAGCTCGAAGGCGGCTACACGGTGCTGGATCTGCCCTCTCGCGAGGCGGCTCTGGGATGGGCCGCGAGGATCGCGGCCGCTTGCCGCTGCGCGCAGGAGGTGCGTGCGTTCCAGTACGACCCCGCGGGCTGA